One genomic region from Paracoccus pantotrophus encodes:
- the purU gene encoding formyltetrahydrofolate deformylase → MKKYTLTVACPSTRGIVATVAGFLAEHGCNITDSSQFDDTETGKFFMRVSFVSEEGAGLEELREGLAEPARPFDMQYAIHDEAEKMKVVIMVSRFGHCLNDLLYRWRIGALPIDIVAVISNHMDYQKVVVNHDIPFHCIKVTKENKPQAEAQLMAVVEDSGAELVVLARYMQVLSDELCRKMSGRIINIHHSFLPSFKGANPYKQAFERGVKLIGATSHYVTADLDEGPIIEQDIIRVTHAQSPEDYVSLGRDVESQVLARAIHAHIHRRVFLNGNKTVVFPASPGSYASERMG, encoded by the coding sequence ATGAAGAAATACACGCTGACGGTCGCCTGCCCCTCGACCCGCGGCATCGTCGCCACCGTGGCCGGCTTTCTGGCCGAGCACGGCTGCAACATCACCGATTCGAGCCAGTTCGACGATACCGAGACCGGCAAGTTCTTCATGCGGGTGAGCTTCGTTTCCGAGGAAGGCGCGGGGCTGGAGGAGTTGCGCGAAGGTCTGGCCGAACCGGCCAGGCCCTTCGACATGCAATACGCCATCCATGACGAGGCCGAGAAGATGAAGGTCGTGATCATGGTCAGCCGCTTTGGCCATTGCCTGAACGACCTCTTGTATCGCTGGCGCATCGGCGCGCTGCCGATCGACATCGTGGCGGTGATCTCGAACCACATGGATTATCAGAAGGTGGTGGTGAACCACGACATCCCCTTCCATTGCATCAAGGTCACCAAGGAGAACAAGCCGCAGGCCGAGGCGCAGCTGATGGCCGTGGTCGAGGATTCGGGCGCCGAGCTGGTGGTGCTGGCGCGCTACATGCAGGTGCTGTCGGATGAGCTTTGCCGCAAGATGTCGGGGCGGATCATCAACATCCACCATTCCTTCCTGCCGAGCTTCAAGGGCGCCAATCCCTACAAGCAGGCCTTCGAGCGCGGGGTGAAGCTGATCGGCGCGACCAGCCATTACGTCACCGCCGACCTGGACGAGGGCCCGATCATCGAGCAGGACATCATCCGCGTGACCCACGCGCAATCGCCCGAGGATTATGTCAGCCTGGGCCGCGACGTGGAAAGCCAGGTGCTGGCCCGCGCCATCCACGCCCATATTCACCGCCGGGTGTTCCTGAACGGCAACAAGACCGTCGTCTTCCCCGCTTCGCCGGGAAGCTACGCCTCCGAGCGCATGGGCTGA